A genome region from bacterium includes the following:
- a CDS encoding Gfo/Idh/MocA family oxidoreductase, whose amino-acid sequence MSKPVRMALIGAGNRGRGIFGAYAKQMPHRAQFVAVAEPDEARRNAFSLEHGIPESARFPNAGELFAAQGLDLEAVIVATVEDQRREPVVQAIGKGYHVLVEKPLGRTAAEVVAITDAAKKSDRVFAVCHQMRYMTPYATIKELIDSGRYGEAIAMQLSENLSYHHHAHSFVRGFFNSSRLTPMILAKCCHDMDIMCYLTGRRPVRVSSFGSLTWFKPENAPKGAPDYCLQGCPAAAKCPYNVLKLYFNDDTDQAYIRQMGVVKRKDDLMELLKTNRFGRCVYRCGNDVVDHQAVNVEFEGGLTVSFNMAGHNAVERRITKISLTNGEIGYDTSGDTVTAFTFEPSREERIKPAGTVGTHGGGDRLIMEGFVDAIRSKGVTPMLTSVEMSLDSHLLAFAAEQSRLAKGAVIELRAFEETVRSSTK is encoded by the coding sequence ATGTCGAAACCTGTACGGATGGCGTTGATTGGGGCGGGAAACCGCGGACGGGGGATTTTTGGGGCGTATGCCAAGCAGATGCCGCACCGGGCTCAGTTTGTGGCGGTGGCGGAACCGGATGAGGCCCGACGGAATGCCTTTTCACTAGAACATGGTATTCCGGAGTCCGCTCGATTCCCGAATGCCGGTGAGCTTTTTGCTGCCCAAGGTTTGGATCTTGAGGCGGTTATCGTCGCTACGGTTGAAGATCAGCGGCGGGAGCCGGTGGTTCAGGCGATCGGCAAGGGTTATCATGTGCTGGTCGAAAAACCGCTGGGCCGCACAGCCGCGGAAGTGGTGGCGATTACAGATGCAGCAAAGAAGTCTGACCGTGTCTTTGCCGTGTGTCATCAGATGCGCTATATGACGCCCTATGCCACGATAAAGGAGTTGATCGACTCCGGCCGGTATGGGGAAGCCATCGCCATGCAGTTGAGTGAGAACCTCTCCTATCACCACCATGCCCATTCCTTTGTCCGCGGTTTTTTCAACTCCAGCCGCCTGACGCCCATGATTCTGGCCAAGTGCTGTCATGACATGGACATCATGTGCTACCTGACGGGGCGGCGACCTGTGCGGGTGTCGTCGTTTGGCTCCTTGACTTGGTTCAAGCCGGAAAACGCGCCGAAAGGTGCGCCTGATTATTGTCTTCAGGGTTGTCCGGCAGCGGCAAAGTGTCCCTACAATGTCCTCAAGCTGTATTTCAACGATGACACGGATCAGGCCTATATCCGGCAGATGGGGGTGGTGAAGAGAAAGGATGACCTCATGGAGTTGCTGAAGACCAACCGGTTCGGTCGATGTGTCTACCGGTGCGGTAACGATGTGGTGGATCATCAGGCAGTCAATGTGGAATTCGAGGGTGGCTTGACGGTGTCGTTTAATATGGCTGGGCATAACGCGGTGGAGCGGCGAATCACCAAGATCAGCCTGACCAATGGTGAAATCGGTTATGACACCTCCGGTGACACCGTAACGGCTTTCACGTTCGAACCGTCGCGCGAGGAGCGGATCAAGCCGGCGGGTACGGTTGGGACACATGGGGGAGGGGACAGGTTGATCATGGAAGGTTTCGTGGACGCCATTCGCTCCAAGGGTGTGACCCCGATGCTGACTTCTGTCGAGATGTCACTCGATAGTCACCTGCTAGCCTTCGCCGCTGAACAGTCGCGGTTAGCGAAGGGCGCAGTGATCGAACTTCGCGCATTTGAGGAAACTGTAAGATCCTCAACAAAGTAA